In Amphiprion ocellaris isolate individual 3 ecotype Okinawa chromosome 5, ASM2253959v1, whole genome shotgun sequence, the genomic stretch ggttttttttctaaggctggggagatagtgagtaaaagaaggaactgcttgagtcccaaacaatgttccctctaatttttcctgagtctgagcaaacacacaaactccctgagcgtcccttggaccactgtgaccaacatcagacgtgtgcactgtggtcacaccagcatcacatccattcaagttacatggttcattaaaagaatcaaattacagcatttacatttctgttaaaacactttgtcaacaggagccagttgaaggctgcagtgattttagtgacactacaatgtataagagtgaagttattgaatatttgtctctctttactgttgcagcagttcttcaaattgcagacggaccctgttcactccatagacaccaatgttattcctgtagcttgaaagacagctacttttgataaaactgggcttgtagcacattgtctgccttgcaacaatgggaaagaggcaccgtttatgttttgacaacctatatctaacgagttattgatgctggaagtccgaatctgtgaatatctttccaactttactgaacttggggccactaccacctaaggagtcatatatttaattctgaaaaaagcatttagccatacttaaagctttaagtgctttattaacacggaactaaaaattttgtattgttttattatcacaggttctgtctgaaaagaggtggcatcattttaaacagtgaaatcaaactaataaaatgtaatgaccaaccagtgagtaatactggattctgcaaaaacataaacaacttttttaaaaaaaaatctaaatcttatcttaacacagttaatgtattaacttatttttgtgtatatgcatgtatttattgatttatttagtactgttaacatatcagagttctgagtgaatttttcttaagataggcaaaggccacttattgattacatataggctgttaaatgtttattaaaaactaaaaagcatttttaaaaaaaacaacttaggcatttattgagtcactaaaatattgtagagtacagaccacatcagcatgattataagcatcctctggtaaattaacaaccagatactgatgtctctcaccatatggacttcaggagatgactgggggatgataaactgtgacctactggttgggttctctctgttctcatgtttcttacatgtttgtcccctgacagccgggtcctaatgttttttgagcaacacaccatactatgacgtttttacaatgatggttctactatggaaccagtttgacatattcaggtgttctttgtgtgaaaactcagagatttcagggatcagaaggtggttttcaactttctttattaactttctgcttcaactttaaactaaatttccttcactaagccagccctctggacttccaggaagctgtgttcctattggctgtccaggtggctgtgttcctattggctgtccaggtggctgcttggtgttatcaggaacacctgagcagctcagtgtcttcctgctttatgtggctgcagacaaacatttcctctgcttctcttcaccattgaaccgggtttggctctgttgccttagtttgttctttagacgttggcttgcagcttccagcagtaaaatcatctttaatgtgtttcttggtgtgttttagggctttgtactggatagttgtcttggtaaatgtggttctttagccacagttagcacatggtgctaatgtgtgcagtgattagtggatttggtgcagctgagttgtgtctttatcttggctgtagtgagtctttagaggtttttggtcagacatattctgtattcttgtttgtgaaccaacgttggttgtccagaaggtaagagttcctgtcctgattctctgttctcagagcttctctggtaggctgcaggagactttagtgtttgggttgtgttagtttggtttttgtacggtttcatttggacgactatcttgaggcccctccatatggtttagtgaggttttctgcaacagttctacaaagcaacctgcagcagaagagactttgagagtttttaggaagttctggagaccagactttagagcagcagaaacatttgtcagcagtttgagcaggagaaggtgatcttcagagtagaaatgagacggaaaccttcttgacccgtgtggtgaggtcctgtaccaagagtttgagcaggttgtgaagagtctgtagttctttggtctgaaagcacaagaagaatcgactcattaaaggagaaaacaggagatattgttggttcttctgtcactctgcagtttccttagactgaatatcaagtttatattttaaatgatttcccatgtgagcccaagaagacttcaataaactccctctatcccctggacacaacatattttattaccatgttaaatcttttttttttttttttttatgtttttgagttttaatcatagttttttctctttgcttgtttagttttgtcatctgtgtaaaaggtgctaaacaaataaagttgaattgataaactgaataattgactaactcatgattgtgacaacagaagtattttcagtgtgatttaagggtttatttcatttttaaggttggggttaaaatcttgacagaaaaagaagattaaagaaataaactacataacaaaaagcaattaaatcaaacaaaaaaataatacaataaaacttttttaaaaatttattgttaaaagatttaagaaatttaagatgtaattttctaattaaacatttaattttttaatgaaatgttttgtctttttaaaggtttaataatctaattaaattttgcatttttttaaatgtttaatattcttgtttaattttattttttaaatgtttaattatgcaaaatattttatctgtaatttctaatatttgtattttaaaaattttgtttaatttcataatgacatgtattgtatcgtgttgaattatctaattcaatattttgtctatttaatagagttaaacattaaattacattaaattatatgtacatataccaccttttaatgtttagttttctttttaaatgcttcattgtattttctgtttaattcctatttgaagttttattgtctttatgatgtaattttctaattaaacatttaattttttaattaaatgttttgtctttttaagggtttaataatctgattaaatgttttgcatttttaaaaatgtttaacattcttcttgtttaattgtattttttaaatgtttaatgatggaaaatactttatctgtaatttctaatatttgtattttaaaaattttgtttaatttcataatgacatgtattgtatgttgttgaattatctcattcaatatttttgtctgtttaatagagttaaacattaaattacattacatactattaaacagacaaaatattgaatgagataattcaacaacatacaatacatgtcattatgaaattaaacaaaatttttaaaatacaaatattagaaattacagataaagtattttccatcattaaacatttaaaaaatacaattaaacaagaagaatgttaaacatttttaaaaatgcaaaacatttaatcagattattaaacccttaaaaagacaaaacatgggtacccatatagctcaacgggttaagcgggtgattcatgtacaggggctggtccccgacgcagcgtcccgggttcgagtcccgctagtggtCCTTtactgcaagtcttcccccgactcttctcccctgttttctgtttctcactacacctatccaatgaaaggccaaaaaagacaaaacatttaattaaaaaattaaatgtttaattagaaaattatatcttaaagacaataaaagttcaaataggaattacactgaaaatacaaggaagtatttaaaaagaaaattaaacattaaaaggtggtaaaacatttaaaaagaaaaaccttaaagatttaatcgaaacattaacagactgaaggttcaaactaacagagaactactcaagaacttttaagatttcagtcctcagactgtctgaaggttcaaactaacagagaactactcaggaacttagaagatatcagtccttggactgtctggaagttcaatctaacagagaactactgtgggacttagaaaatttcagccctcagactgtgtgaaagctcaggtcctgaggactcgggaggtctggaggctttgaaagtcttggaactgagggttcaaccctccagcacaaaggctaaagtccaacctcctgagaaaaacgatcgagtcgagactcaagttaaaaaaaactcgaaaatggcaaaaaaaaaatagatgataaatttgcaaaaaaaaaaaaaaaaaaaaaagtatcgcgctcagcttagagggaacagtggtcccaaaactgttgataaattatttctcaataaaacctcataaccagttacataagcacaccctctttactgacctctttaccaataaaccccaagacatactttgccaaaatccataataatccataaaatctttatttgcaccagccccatgtgaaaatgacatcagtctgtatttgtagagcatctcatgaatgtagcagcaccgtttaaatgtttcataacacagaatataagcaaagagtatatagggatacagacaaacatgggaaataagaaacgtgctcttcaatagttattgtcattattattactagtaatattatttttgtgtccactacaacccatacaatcatctagtgtagtcaaacaggaatgtgtgcatggcgaatcaaatccaaaacaatccatgaaccaacgaccacgtcttgattgcacttcatattattgaccactagatgtcctactcgagcactgtgtgtcattggggcctcgagtaatgaaccatgttttgaatgaagtgtcgaagcttcaacaaagcctcgatcagccatcactaacTAAGGCtataacaaaaacataaaatattacagcaaaCCAACTTCACTGATAAACCAACACTCGCTCCATGAACAAATGGGCCCAATATACTTCCTGGTCAGACCAAATGAACATAATAGGGGAGACATAAAACACCAGCACCTAAACTAACTACAAAGACcacaaaacagcacagttttCCTACTTATTCAGAAGGAACAATATTAAACAAAGCCAAAATATGCCTAAATACCCAACACAccaaatgaataataaattattcaaattttaaaaaacctgCCCCTCTTTGAAGTTGCAGCCAGTTGGTTTAACCTGATGGGCAGCTCTGGTATAAAAGCCTGCTGCTCACCTGTAGTCAACTTTTGCCCAAATCCTGCCAGATGATCACAGCAGAAGAAACCTGGATACCTCAGAACcggtaaaacaaagaaaaggttaatacaatttaaaacttAATGTTGAACATACAAAAGTTAACTAAAAGTAGAACTTAAGTACTTCAACAAACGCTAAATAAACCATGAGTGTGTTgtttgaaatgataaattgtGTGTTTAGTTTGTGCAGTATGAGTGACAAACGAGCTTAAGCTAAAGTGGCtaattttagctcattttcGGGGTTACCGACTTTTATGGTTGGATGGCTGGAAGTGGATTTTCAAAATCTGGAAAGTAACCAGTAATTGTAGTGGAATCGTTCAGTCAAACTTTATTCATATGTGATTTTtcagacaaaataaatgcagcgcaaagtgctttacaagcAACTGACAAAACACTGGACAGTAAATATTGagtaagacaaaatatttggtGACTCGCTAAGGtgttgaaaaattaaataaaaggcAATACAATCAAtagaaatcattaaaaaaaacaggagtaTTAAATATTATGCAAACTGATTCTATCAAAGCTGTAAAATGTGAATAGAATAAAAGTTATGCCAACatcaaaagttttaaaaacgAAAGAAAAAACTTAAAAGCCAAATTTAATATAAGATAAaccaacacatttttattactcATGgctttgtctgtgtgcaacatgtGTTTGGaacagttttttgtcattattattattctgaatattgatgcatattttcaaTGAATGATCGTGTGTTTTGTAGCTTTGAAAATTGTCTTGAGGCAGtcagaagtgaaaaaaaaaaaaaaaaaaaaaaacatgctccaGCAAAGTGCTAACACCCTAGAAGTGACTTCTCTGTATgaatgaaaatacatatttccaCCAGAAGGTGGCGCTGCAGTCTCTAATATCTCCACGGGCTCATTCTTTTGCAGCACAGGGAAAAAATAGTGACTGTAATTCATTTTATACTCGCAAGGTGGCGCTAGGCATCAGAGGGAGTTACAAGAGGCGACGTGAGGTTTGATTTATAGACTCAGGgcttaaaataatattaatattaataattaagaTTGAAGTAATTATAAAATCCACGATTCGCCCCTGATTGGATttaatggtaataaaatattgaGGACAGACTCATTATGGAGACCACAACTCACTGCTCTTTATTTTCTCTACAGCTCTACAATATTACATAAGAGGCATTCTTTATCTGATATATAGATAATTGGGTATGTGAAGAGAAAATTACAAACATGATTCAAcactatgaaaaataaaacacaaaggaatattgtatttattcattctaTTTTTATGGATACTTCTCCAACAGCTCCAGCAGTGTAAGTCtctttatatataaatatatactctgttgttgtttttttttttaaagtgtatatATTAATAGCAAACTTATGGCATAGGACTGCACTGTGGGAATCTCTACCCGAGAGCAACTCTCTCAGAGCTGGCGTGGTTCCCGGCCCATCTGCGGCCTGGCCCGTGGATTACTGTTTGTTAATGTTTCAATCAGCTGTGTGTTGAGGAATGTGGAGCTATTTAACCTGAACTTCCCCAGGTGTGCCGAGGCGCCGCTCAGTCTGGGCCCCGCCGCCCTCCCCTGCCCTTGGCACAAAGctatcacacaaacacaatcacacactggCCACGCCGGAGCTGCAGCTGTGCGCATCGCACCGCAGGGAAATGGGAAAAACATTGCACCAGGGAGACAGAATAAATCTTATAACGAATCGCCTCGCCAAAGCCATTTTAACCCTGTAGTGCCGGCAGAAGAGCAAGGAGAAAGGTCGCTGATTTACACGAGAACATATTGAAacgccatttttaaatggatGTTTTAtgaagtggaagaaaaaaaactttatttcctAATATAACACGAATAACTTCATGTTTGCTCGTGGGTTTGTCAGATAAACGTAGACTATTAGATCTTCtagaataaaatacatttgtaaacactgatttcattttaaagtttatttccaACTCTGCCTAAATTTGTCAAGATCTTTAAAGTGAGACTTCCTTTTGTAATGTGATACGTTAATGACCCATAGAGAGGCAAATTACCGATTTAACTGGCTATGCGCCATTATGTTTACCACCAGCTTTGGTTTTATGTTACCTGAATGACTTAACAGCTTCTTGTAGGAGTAGCACTTTTTCGTGACAACCAGTTTACACTCCCCTGGCACTAAGCTACAAGATAAGCTTTTCAGATCCATATTAATCACAGTGCTAATAAGGCTCTAACAGCCCATAATACGTTCTTTCTCACAGTTCCAGCAGAGACTTATCCTGAAGCCCCCCAGGTTCATGATGTGACACTACTTTATAACTTTGTCTCTcccccacacagacacagtgacACAGAAGGATTCGTGTTCAAAAataattgtcttgttttaataaaaacaccaaTAATGTACATTGTAAGAAAACAATATCTTCACATACTGTGGCATTGTAATATACAATACAGTTTGTCGCTCAGGAATCTGAGAAATtaacttcttttcttttacaaaatgttgaattCTCTATATGGTTTACACAAGATACAAAGAGCGTAACAGAAACGTAAGCTTTCTTTAGAAACTCTACAAGCAACAAGCGATGCTGGTTGCACTGAACTTGTCTTGGTCCCCCGGCTAACCCAGTCTATATCTGGACACCACCggtcatcttcttcttctcagcTCAGGGCCCTCTGATGAATCGAGAGCCCTGAGTGACAGAGACCCTCGCTGCCAGAGGATGTCCACACAACGGTATTTTTGCTAGCTTTGGGAGTTTGAAACGTCCCTACACAGTTCaaggttttatttattgatgtgGTCACATCAAGTAGCCTTGTTCGTTCTTCGCGGTGCTCGCTGTGGGGTGATGGGGCGATGCTCCATGAGCTCTTAACGGCACATAATCCTGTCATCTGAGCATCCGTTCTGCGTGGAGAGAAAAGTGGATTGATTAGTACATTTGCGTTTCATGGGCATACAGCTGATACATTCTAACCCGTGCGTAAAGGACGCTTTTACGCACGGACTTAGCAACTTTTACGCACGACAACTGACATTCAAAATCAGCTGTTACAGGGATGCATGCACCTCTGTATGAGACTGAAATATTATCAGATTCGTTCTGCAGTATGTGGGACAAGATATTTACCTCCACTGTGATGCTGGCGATCTCTGCGTTCAGTGTGGTCAGCGGTGTGCGGGGGACGCTGCCGACGGAGTGCTGGCGGCTTTTCTCCGGCTCGTCCAGCTCGACCTGCAGGTCCCAGATGTAGTCGATGACGTGCTGCAAGATCTCCACTTTGCTGGCCTTCTTGTTGGTGGGCAGAGTGGGCACCAGCTCCTTCAGCTTGCTGTAGCAGCTGTTCATGTCCTGGAGAAAGACGCTCATCTGCTCGTCCAGCAGCGGGATCTTGCACTTCGAGATGGTCAGGCTCTGATCGGACAGGCACCGCACCACGTCCTCGCCGCCGA encodes the following:
- the id1 gene encoding DNA-binding protein inhibitor ID-1; protein product: MKVVGSTCALKSKVGGEDVVRCLSDQSLTISKCKIPLLDEQMSVFLQDMNSCYSKLKELVPTLPTNKKASKVEILQHVIDYIWDLQVELDEPEKSRQHSVGSVPRTPLTTLNAEIASITVENGCSDDRIMCR